The Mesorhizobium loti genome includes a region encoding these proteins:
- a CDS encoding DUF1636 family protein, whose product MDHDSSFSAGTADVSSGHDDALAGVTVIVCASCRDETGSDAHPRAGELLADDTRRAASGDNIRIRSVECLGNCKRRLSAAILRDGCWSYVFGDLTATSGADLVTGAKLFATSTDGLIPWRGRPDSLKRGLVARIPPLDLLKD is encoded by the coding sequence TTGGACCACGACAGCAGTTTTTCGGCTGGCACAGCGGATGTTTCGTCCGGCCATGATGATGCCTTGGCCGGCGTCACCGTCATCGTCTGCGCCTCCTGCCGCGACGAGACCGGCTCCGACGCCCATCCCCGCGCCGGCGAACTGCTGGCGGACGACACGCGCCGCGCCGCATCCGGCGACAATATCCGCATCCGCAGCGTCGAATGCCTCGGCAATTGCAAGCGGCGCCTGAGCGCCGCCATCCTGCGCGACGGTTGCTGGAGCTATGTCTTCGGCGACCTGACCGCGACCAGCGGCGCTGACCTCGTCACCGGCGCCAAGCTTTTCGCCACCTCGACGGACGGCCTGATTCCGTGGCGCGGCCGACCCGATAGCCTGAAGCGTGGCCTCGTTGCCCGCATCCCTCCCCTCGACCTGCTGAAGGATTGA
- a CDS encoding cobalamin biosynthesis protein, whose protein sequence is MMVAGIGSRKGVSVEDVLAAIETAVEAHGLTMTALSALATAVLKKGEDAIAAAGRVLNLPVIIVDDAALQAASPDTLSHSDLSQDVASTPSVSEASALAVAGKGARLLGPRTVLGPVTCAIAISGDAS, encoded by the coding sequence ATGATGGTCGCGGGCATCGGTAGCCGAAAAGGCGTGAGTGTCGAAGACGTGCTGGCGGCGATAGAAACCGCTGTCGAAGCGCATGGCCTGACGATGACGGCTCTTTCGGCACTTGCGACTGCCGTGCTCAAGAAGGGTGAGGATGCAATCGCCGCCGCTGGCCGCGTGCTGAATCTTCCGGTCATCATCGTCGACGACGCAGCACTTCAGGCCGCCTCGCCGGACACGCTCAGCCATTCCGACCTCTCGCAGGATGTTGCCAGCACGCCATCGGTTTCCGAGGCATCCGCCCTTGCCGTCGCCGGCAAAGGCGCGAGGCTGCTCGGCCCTCGTACGGTGCTCGGCCCGGTCACGTGCGCCATCGCCATCAGCGGAGATGCGTCATGA
- a CDS encoding precorrin-8X methylmutase has product MAAYDYIHDGTAIYERSFAIIRAEADLSRFTDAEADVAIRMIHACGQVEASSHFVFSSDFVAAARTALAAGAPIFCDAEMVSHGVTRARLPAGNEVICTLRDPRTHDIAGQIGNTRSAAAVDLWGERMAGSVVAIGNAPTALFYLLEKLRDGAPKPAAIIGMPVGFVGAAESKDALAENSYGVPYAIVRGRLGGSAMTAAALNSLARPGL; this is encoded by the coding sequence ATGGCCGCCTACGACTATATCCATGACGGCACGGCGATCTACGAGCGCTCCTTCGCCATCATCCGCGCCGAGGCCGATCTGTCGCGCTTCACGGACGCCGAGGCCGATGTCGCCATCCGCATGATCCATGCCTGCGGACAGGTCGAAGCATCAAGCCATTTTGTCTTCTCCAGCGATTTCGTTGCCGCCGCGCGCACCGCTTTGGCCGCCGGCGCGCCGATTTTCTGCGACGCGGAAATGGTCTCGCATGGCGTCACCCGCGCCAGGCTTCCGGCCGGCAATGAGGTGATCTGCACCTTGCGCGACCCCCGCACGCACGACATCGCTGGGCAAATCGGCAACACCCGCTCTGCCGCCGCGGTCGACCTGTGGGGCGAGCGCATGGCCGGTTCGGTGGTCGCCATCGGCAATGCGCCGACCGCACTGTTCTATCTGCTGGAGAAGTTACGCGACGGCGCGCCGAAGCCTGCCGCCATCATCGGCATGCCGGTCGGCTTCGTCGGCGCTGCCGAATCCAAGGACGCGCTGGCCGAGAATTCCTATGGCGTTCCCTACGCCATCGTGCGCGGCCGGCTTGGCGGCAGCGCCATGACCGCCGCCGCCCTCAATTCACTAGCGAGGCCCGGCCTGTGA
- a CDS encoding NADH-quinone oxidoreductase subunit B, producing MGLNDSSGTLVAPKPKGLIDPNTGRPVGADDPFFLEINNELADKGFLVTSTEALITWARSGSLMFMTFGLACCAVEMIHTSMPRYDSERFGVAPRASPRQSDIMIVAGTLTNKMAPALRKVYDQMPEPRYVISMGSCANGGGYYHYSYSVVRGCDRIVPVDIYVPGCPPSAEALLYGILLLQKKIRRTGTIER from the coding sequence ATGGGATTGAACGACAGTTCCGGCACGCTCGTCGCGCCGAAGCCCAAGGGCCTGATCGATCCCAACACCGGCAGGCCGGTGGGGGCGGACGATCCGTTCTTCCTCGAGATCAACAATGAACTCGCCGACAAGGGTTTTCTCGTCACCTCGACGGAAGCGCTCATCACCTGGGCGCGCAGCGGCTCGCTGATGTTCATGACCTTCGGTCTCGCCTGCTGCGCGGTCGAGATGATCCACACCTCGATGCCGCGCTATGACTCGGAGCGGTTCGGTGTCGCGCCGCGCGCGTCGCCGCGCCAGTCCGACATCATGATCGTCGCCGGCACGCTGACCAACAAGATGGCGCCGGCGCTGCGCAAGGTCTACGACCAGATGCCGGAGCCGCGCTACGTCATCTCGATGGGCTCTTGCGCCAATGGCGGCGGCTACTACCACTATTCCTATTCGGTGGTGCGCGGTTGCGACCGCATCGTGCCGGTCGACATCTACGTGCCCGGCTGTCCGCCGAGCGCCGAAGCGCTGCTTTATGGCATTCTTCTGCTGCAGAAGAAGATCCGCCGCACCGGCACGATCGAACGGTAA
- the cbiE gene encoding precorrin-6y C5,15-methyltransferase (decarboxylating) subunit CbiE: MTKIKQPIPQWLTVVGIGEDGLAGLGDEAKQRIAQAEIIFGGKRHLALVAAFAKGEPRPWPVPFDAEMGDVLALAGRRVCVLASGDPFFHGVGATLARKVEPQEMHVIPAPSAVSLAAARLGWALQDIEIVSLHGRPLDLIRPLLQPNARILALTSDAEAPAAIARLLAELDFGASRLTVLEALGGPSENHRSARADAFDLENINPLNVLAIEVESGPDARVLPLTSGLADHLFDHDGQITKREIRAITLSALAPRRGELLWDIGAGSGSIGIEWMLAHPSTRTIAIEADPIRAARIGHNAAACGVPGLVVVEGSAPKALAKLDTPDAIFIGGGGSDAGVLNAAIKALRSGGRLVANAVTLEMETLLLARHVSLGGDLTRINISRASPVGSMQAWRPAMPVTQWSWVKP; the protein is encoded by the coding sequence ATGACAAAAATCAAGCAGCCAATACCCCAATGGCTCACAGTCGTCGGTATCGGCGAGGACGGTTTAGCGGGTCTCGGCGACGAGGCCAAGCAGCGGATTGCCCAGGCGGAAATCATCTTCGGCGGCAAGCGGCACCTGGCGCTCGTCGCTGCCTTCGCCAAGGGCGAACCGCGCCCATGGCCAGTTCCTTTCGATGCCGAGATGGGCGACGTGCTGGCCCTTGCCGGCAGGCGCGTCTGTGTGCTCGCTTCCGGCGATCCGTTCTTCCATGGGGTCGGCGCCACCCTCGCCCGCAAGGTCGAGCCGCAGGAGATGCATGTCATCCCCGCGCCGTCAGCCGTTTCGCTGGCAGCCGCTCGCCTTGGCTGGGCGCTGCAGGATATTGAAATCGTCTCGCTGCATGGCCGGCCGCTCGACCTGATCCGCCCGCTGCTGCAGCCAAACGCGCGTATCCTGGCACTGACCTCGGATGCCGAAGCCCCTGCGGCAATCGCCCGCCTGCTCGCCGAACTCGACTTCGGCGCCTCGCGGCTGACGGTCCTGGAGGCACTGGGCGGGCCAAGCGAGAACCACCGCTCGGCGCGCGCCGATGCCTTCGACCTCGAAAACATCAATCCGCTCAACGTTCTGGCGATCGAAGTTGAATCCGGTCCGGATGCGCGCGTCCTGCCGCTCACATCAGGCCTTGCCGATCACCTGTTCGACCATGACGGCCAGATCACCAAGCGCGAGATCCGCGCCATCACCCTGTCGGCGCTGGCGCCAAGGCGCGGCGAATTGCTGTGGGACATCGGCGCCGGTTCCGGTTCCATCGGCATCGAATGGATGCTGGCCCACCCTTCGACGCGCACGATTGCCATCGAGGCCGACCCAATCCGCGCCGCCCGCATTGGCCACAACGCCGCCGCCTGTGGCGTTCCCGGCCTTGTCGTGGTCGAAGGCAGCGCGCCCAAGGCGCTTGCCAAGCTGGACACGCCTGATGCGATTTTCATTGGCGGCGGCGGCAGCGATGCCGGTGTCTTGAACGCTGCCATCAAGGCGCTGCGCTCAGGCGGCCGTCTCGTCGCCAACGCGGTGACGCTGGAGATGGAAACCTTGCTTCTTGCCCGTCATGTCTCGCTTGGCGGCGATCTCACGCGGATAAACATCTCCCGGGCCTCGCCAGTTGGCTCGATGCAGGCTTGGCGGCCGGCCATGCCGGTGACCCAATGGAGCTGGGTGAAGCCATGA
- the cobM gene encoding precorrin-4 C(11)-methyltransferase, which produces MTVHFIGAGPGAADLITLRGARLLASCPVCLHAGSIVAPELLQHCAPGTKLIDTAPMSLDEIEAEYVAAHKSGHDVARLHSGDLSVWSAVAEQIRRLEKHGIPYTLTPGVPSFAAAAAALRRELTIPEIAQSLVLTRVSGRASKMPPGETLAGFGRTGATLAIHLAIHAIDRVVAELTPHYGGDCPVAIVFRASWPDERVLTGTLATIEALLAADPMERTAIIFVGRSLAAEGFGESSLYDAHYQRRFRGRDGL; this is translated from the coding sequence ATGACCGTCCATTTCATCGGCGCCGGTCCAGGTGCCGCAGACCTCATCACGCTGCGCGGCGCGAGGCTCTTGGCGAGCTGCCCTGTCTGCCTCCATGCCGGTTCGATCGTCGCGCCCGAATTGCTGCAGCATTGCGCGCCGGGCACAAAGCTGATCGACACCGCGCCCATGTCGCTCGACGAGATCGAGGCCGAGTATGTCGCGGCGCACAAATCAGGCCATGATGTCGCCCGCCTGCATTCCGGCGACCTGTCGGTGTGGAGCGCCGTTGCCGAACAGATCCGCCGGCTGGAAAAGCACGGCATTCCCTACACGCTGACGCCGGGCGTGCCGTCCTTTGCCGCCGCAGCCGCCGCCTTGCGCCGCGAACTGACCATTCCCGAAATCGCGCAAAGCCTGGTGCTGACCCGCGTCTCCGGTCGCGCCTCAAAAATGCCGCCCGGCGAAACGCTGGCCGGATTCGGCCGCACCGGCGCCACGCTGGCCATTCATCTGGCCATCCACGCCATCGATCGCGTCGTCGCCGAGCTGACCCCGCATTATGGCGGCGATTGCCCGGTGGCGATCGTCTTCCGCGCCTCCTGGCCGGACGAGCGCGTACTGACCGGCACGCTGGCGACCATCGAAGCGCTGTTGGCCGCCGATCCGATGGAGCGCACGGCGATCATCTTCGTCGGCCGCTCGCTGGCGGCGGAAGGTTTTGGCGAGAGTTCATTGTACGACGCCCATTACCAGCGGCGTTTTCGCGGACGGGACGGATTGTGA
- a CDS encoding precorrin-2 C(20)-methyltransferase encodes MNALAKGRLVGVGTGPGDPELLTLKAARALAEADVVAYFAKRGNNSNARAIVEARFRPEMTELPLLYPVTTEIDKDHDDYRSQITAFYEESAEKVAEHLQAGKMVAVLSEGDPLFYGSYMHLHVRLAHRFPTEVIPGVTAMSGCWSQTGIPIVQGDDVLTVLPGTMSEFELTRRLADTDAAVIMKVGRNLPKIRRALEATAKLSRAVYVERGTMAGSVSMKLADKKDDKAPYFAIVLVAGWSGRPGTLGAQA; translated from the coding sequence GTGAACGCACTTGCCAAAGGCCGTCTCGTTGGCGTCGGAACCGGTCCCGGCGACCCCGAACTGCTGACGCTGAAAGCCGCGCGCGCCTTGGCGGAAGCCGATGTCGTGGCCTATTTCGCCAAGCGCGGCAACAACAGCAACGCGCGCGCCATCGTCGAAGCCCGGTTCCGGCCTGAAATGACGGAATTGCCGCTGCTCTATCCCGTCACCACCGAAATCGACAAGGATCACGACGACTACCGCTCGCAGATCACGGCTTTCTACGAGGAGTCGGCCGAGAAGGTCGCCGAGCATCTCCAGGCAGGCAAGATGGTTGCCGTGCTGTCCGAGGGCGACCCGCTTTTCTACGGCTCCTACATGCATCTGCATGTGCGCCTCGCCCATCGCTTTCCGACCGAGGTCATTCCCGGCGTCACCGCCATGTCCGGCTGCTGGTCGCAGACCGGTATTCCGATCGTCCAGGGCGACGACGTGCTGACGGTGCTGCCCGGCACGATGAGCGAATTCGAGCTGACGCGCCGGCTTGCCGACACCGATGCCGCCGTCATCATGAAGGTCGGCCGCAACCTGCCCAAGATCAGGCGGGCGCTGGAAGCTACGGCCAAGCTGTCGCGCGCCGTCTATGTCGAGCGCGGCACCATGGCCGGTAGCGTCTCGATGAAGCTTGCCGACAAGAAGGACGACAAGGCGCCCTATTTCGCCATCGTCCTGGTGGCCGGCTGGTCCGGCCGGCCCGGCACTCTCGGAGCGCAAGCATGA
- a CDS encoding NADH-quinone oxidoreductase subunit A, translating to MNALLSSYLPIVLFIGVALVVGLALLAAPFLVAYRNPDPEKLSAYECGFNSFDDARMKFDIRFYLVSILFIIFDLEVAFLFPWAVSFSKIGMLGFWSMMVFLAVLTIGFAYEWKKGALEWD from the coding sequence ATGAACGCACTTCTAAGCTCATACCTGCCCATCGTCCTGTTCATAGGCGTGGCGCTGGTTGTCGGCCTGGCGCTGCTGGCCGCGCCCTTCCTGGTGGCTTACCGCAATCCCGATCCTGAAAAGCTTTCCGCCTACGAGTGCGGTTTCAACTCGTTCGACGACGCCCGCATGAAATTCGACATCCGCTTCTACCTGGTGTCGATCCTGTTCATCATCTTCGATCTGGAAGTGGCCTTCCTGTTTCCGTGGGCGGTGTCGTTCTCGAAGATCGGCATGCTCGGCTTCTGGTCGATGATGGTGTTTTTGGCGGTGCTGACCATCGGCTTTGCCTATGAATGGAAAAAAGGAGCGCTGGAATGGGATTGA
- the cobW gene encoding cobalamin biosynthesis protein CobW, whose amino-acid sequence MTASVSRVPCTVVTGFLGAGKTTLVRHLLENAGGKRIAIIVNEFGDIGIDGEILKGCGIDTCPEENIVELANGCICCTVADDFVPALDKILSLTPRVDHILIETSGLALPKPLVQAFQWPSVKSRVTVDGVIAVVDGPALAEGRVANDMDALQAQRAEDETLDHDDPVEEVFEDQIACADLIILSKSDLMDAAGTARANAIINEHSARAVKIVPTSHGKVDPSVLLGLGLAVEDDIENRKSHHDGAFDHEHDDFDTFIVDIASVANPDELAKRVATVAEEENVLRVKGFVEVGGKPMRLLLQAVGPRVNHYYDRAWTATDDRRSRLVVIGLKGLNRPAIERILAG is encoded by the coding sequence ATGACCGCTTCCGTGTCCCGCGTTCCCTGCACCGTCGTCACCGGCTTCCTCGGCGCAGGCAAGACGACGCTGGTCCGCCATCTCCTGGAAAACGCCGGCGGCAAGCGTATTGCCATCATCGTCAATGAATTCGGCGACATCGGCATCGATGGCGAGATCCTGAAGGGCTGCGGCATCGACACCTGTCCGGAGGAAAACATCGTCGAACTGGCCAATGGCTGCATCTGCTGCACCGTTGCCGACGACTTCGTCCCGGCGCTCGACAAGATCCTGTCGCTGACACCGAGGGTCGACCACATCCTGATCGAGACCTCGGGCCTCGCTTTGCCCAAGCCGCTGGTCCAGGCTTTCCAGTGGCCGAGCGTGAAAAGCCGGGTCACGGTCGATGGCGTCATCGCCGTGGTCGACGGGCCGGCGCTGGCCGAAGGCCGCGTCGCCAACGACATGGACGCCCTGCAGGCGCAGCGCGCTGAGGACGAGACGCTCGATCACGACGATCCGGTGGAAGAAGTGTTCGAGGACCAGATCGCCTGCGCCGACCTGATCATCCTGTCGAAAAGCGATTTGATGGACGCCGCCGGCACCGCCCGCGCCAACGCCATCATCAACGAACACTCGGCCCGCGCGGTGAAGATCGTGCCGACGTCGCATGGCAAGGTCGATCCCTCGGTGCTGCTCGGGCTCGGTCTGGCCGTCGAGGACGACATCGAGAACCGCAAATCCCATCATGACGGCGCCTTCGACCATGAGCATGACGACTTCGACACGTTCATCGTCGACATTGCCTCGGTCGCCAATCCCGACGAACTGGCAAAACGCGTCGCCACCGTCGCCGAAGAAGAGAATGTGTTGCGCGTAAAAGGCTTCGTCGAGGTCGGCGGCAAGCCGATGCGGCTCTTGCTGCAGGCGGTCGGGCCGCGCGTCAATCATTACTATGACCGCGCCTGGACCGCCACGGATGACCGTCGCTCGCGCCTCGTCGTCATCGGCCTCAAAGGGCTGAACCGTCCGGCGATCGAGCGTATACTCGCCGGCTGA
- a CDS encoding cobalt-precorrin-6A reductase — MKKILILGGTTEARQLAGKLVARADLSVTLSLAGRTESPVAQGVPVRTGGFGGADGLAAYLRETGTELMIDATHPYAAQISANAAQAARAAGVRILALRRPGWAPVEGDRWTLVDTSGDAAQALGPAPRRVFLALGRQEVAAFEAAPQHHYLIRSVDVVEPRLAVPNARYLLARGPFREADERALLQEHHIEIIVSKNSGGEATYGKIAAARVLGIDVVMVRRPALPDVPSAETVEALAAIVDQFGVDHFVRPTDERGV, encoded by the coding sequence ATGAAGAAAATTCTGATCCTCGGCGGAACCACGGAAGCCCGGCAACTGGCGGGAAAGTTGGTCGCGCGCGCCGATCTCTCGGTTACGCTGTCGCTGGCTGGCCGCACCGAAAGCCCGGTCGCGCAAGGCGTGCCGGTGCGAACCGGAGGCTTTGGCGGTGCCGATGGGTTGGCCGCTTACCTGCGGGAGACGGGCACCGAGTTGATGATCGACGCCACACACCCCTATGCGGCGCAAATCTCCGCCAATGCCGCGCAAGCTGCACGCGCTGCCGGCGTGCGTATTCTCGCCCTGCGGCGCCCTGGCTGGGCGCCGGTCGAAGGCGACCGCTGGACGCTGGTCGATACGTCTGGCGATGCCGCGCAAGCGCTTGGACCGGCGCCGCGCCGCGTTTTCCTGGCGCTCGGGCGGCAAGAGGTCGCTGCCTTCGAGGCAGCACCGCAGCACCATTACCTCATCCGCAGCGTCGATGTGGTCGAGCCGAGGCTGGCGGTGCCGAACGCCCGATATCTGCTGGCACGCGGACCGTTTCGGGAGGCCGACGAGCGAGCGCTGCTCCAGGAGCATCACATCGAAATCATCGTGTCCAAGAACAGCGGCGGCGAGGCGACCTATGGCAAGATCGCCGCGGCGCGGGTGCTTGGGATCGACGTGGTGATGGTCCGTAGGCCGGCGCTGCCGGACGTTCCGTCGGCCGAAACCGTCGAAGCGCTGGCCGCGATTGTTGACCAATTTGGGGTCGATCATTTTGTCCGTCCCACCGACGAGCGCGGTGTGTAG
- a CDS encoding winged helix-turn-helix domain-containing protein produces the protein MKEKISLPTARRIALAAQGFLDPRPTGTPDRRHFARTLSRTGLLQIDSVSAVVRAHYMPLYSRLGPYPLSLLDNAAVTRKRTVFEYWAHEASFLPVETYPLMRWRMQRAERGDEMYLGLAKWGREHAAYIEEIYRQVATRGPIAASALEGQKGSGGWWGWSHAKHAFEWLFWAGRITTAHRRGFERFYDLPERVLPQAILDLPVPSAEDAHRELLRISARAHGVATSGDLRDYFRLSPADMKGRLEELVELGELLPVRVEGWDKPAYLHKDARLPRKIEARALLAPFDPVVFERSRSERLFDFHYRIEIYTPADKRQYGYYVLPFLLGDRIVARVDLKADRPASVLRVHAAYAEPGAPPETAAQLFEELKQMQGWLGLERIEVTPAGDLGQPLADIAVS, from the coding sequence ATGAAGGAAAAGATCTCGCTCCCCACGGCCCGGCGCATCGCACTTGCCGCCCAGGGGTTCCTCGATCCCCGCCCGACCGGCACGCCGGACCGCAGGCATTTTGCCCGCACGCTCTCCCGCACCGGCCTGTTGCAGATCGATTCCGTCAGCGCGGTGGTGCGCGCTCATTATATGCCGCTCTATTCGCGCCTGGGCCCCTACCCGCTCTCGCTGCTCGACAACGCTGCCGTGACGCGCAAGCGCACGGTGTTCGAATACTGGGCCCACGAGGCCTCCTTCCTGCCGGTCGAGACCTACCCGCTGATGCGCTGGCGCATGCAGCGCGCCGAGCGCGGCGACGAGATGTATCTGGGCCTCGCCAAATGGGGCCGCGAACACGCCGCCTATATCGAAGAGATCTACCGCCAAGTCGCCACGCGCGGCCCGATTGCCGCTTCCGCGCTCGAAGGCCAGAAAGGCTCGGGCGGCTGGTGGGGCTGGAGCCACGCCAAGCATGCCTTCGAATGGCTGTTCTGGGCCGGGCGCATCACCACGGCGCACCGCCGTGGTTTCGAGCGCTTCTATGATCTGCCCGAACGCGTGCTGCCGCAGGCGATCCTCGATCTGCCGGTGCCGTCAGCCGAGGACGCGCACCGCGAACTGCTGCGTATCTCCGCCCGCGCCCACGGCGTGGCGACATCAGGCGATTTGCGCGACTATTTCCGCCTGTCGCCGGCCGACATGAAGGGCCGGCTGGAAGAGCTGGTCGAACTGGGCGAGCTGTTGCCGGTGCGCGTCGAAGGCTGGGACAAGCCGGCCTATCTTCATAAAGACGCCCGTCTGCCGCGCAAGATCGAGGCTCGCGCCCTGCTGGCGCCGTTCGATCCTGTCGTCTTCGAACGCTCGCGCAGCGAGCGGCTGTTCGATTTCCACTACCGCATCGAGATCTATACCCCTGCCGACAAACGGCAATACGGCTATTATGTCCTGCCGTTCCTGCTCGGCGACCGGATCGTCGCGCGCGTCGATCTCAAGGCCGACCGGCCGGCCAGCGTGCTGCGCGTCCATGCGGCCTATGCGGAGCCCGGCGCACCGCCTGAAACCGCTGCTCAGCTGTTCGAGGAATTGAAGCAGATGCAGGGCTGGCTCGGGCTCGAACGCATCGAAGTGACGCCTGCCGGCGATCTGGGTCAGCCTTTGGCCGACATTGCTGTGTCGTAG
- a CDS encoding NADH-quinone oxidoreductase subunit C — protein sequence MTASLSELSTYLGEKLIGRVNEAAIAYGELTVHVEPRDLVEVMTFLRDDARCQFISIIDVCGADYPSRAKRFDVVYHLLSPKQNVRIRVKVQADEETMVPSITGVFPGADWFERETYDLYGVLFSGHPDLRRLLTDYGFEGHPLRKDFPLTGFVEVRYDDEAKRVIYEPVELKQEFRNFDFLSPWEGTDYVLPGDEKAKQ from the coding sequence ATGACCGCATCCCTGAGCGAACTGTCGACCTATCTCGGCGAGAAGCTGATCGGCCGCGTGAATGAGGCGGCGATTGCCTATGGCGAGCTCACCGTTCACGTCGAGCCGCGCGATCTGGTCGAGGTGATGACCTTCCTGCGCGACGATGCGCGCTGCCAGTTCATCTCGATCATCGACGTTTGTGGCGCCGACTATCCGTCGCGCGCCAAGCGCTTCGACGTCGTCTACCACCTGTTGTCGCCGAAGCAGAATGTGCGCATCCGCGTCAAGGTGCAGGCCGACGAGGAAACCATGGTGCCGTCGATCACCGGCGTGTTCCCCGGTGCCGACTGGTTCGAGCGCGAGACCTACGATCTCTATGGCGTGCTGTTCTCGGGCCATCCCGATCTGCGCCGCCTGTTGACCGACTATGGTTTCGAAGGCCATCCGCTGCGCAAGGATTTCCCGCTGACCGGCTTCGTCGAGGTGCGCTACGACGACGAGGCCAAGCGCGTCATCTACGAGCCGGTCGAGCTCAAGCAGGAATTCCGCAATTTCGATTTTCTGTCCCCGTGGGAAGGTACGGATTATGTCCTGCCGGGTGACGAGAAGGCAAAGCAGTAA
- the cobA gene encoding uroporphyrinogen-III C-methyltransferase, which produces MSGSTKNTTLEKALSRLNFKPRRLEAGHVWLAGAGPGDPGCLTLEVLAALAEADALVYDALVSPDVVAVAENAELFFAGKRGGKPSMKQDDITALLVRLAREGRRVVRLKGGDPYIFGRGGEEALALARENIPFRVLPGLTSGLSALAATGIPATMRGINKAVILATGHAAGTDDDLDWGAIARTGQPVVVYMGMANLPLIAAALLDGGLAPSTPAAVIVAATTPQERTVVATLATIAEEAAAAGLASPALIVVGGIVAMRAALVGEA; this is translated from the coding sequence GTGAGCGGCAGCACCAAAAACACCACGCTCGAAAAAGCTTTGTCCCGGCTGAATTTCAAGCCGCGCCGGCTGGAAGCCGGCCATGTCTGGCTGGCCGGCGCCGGCCCCGGCGATCCCGGCTGCCTGACCCTGGAAGTGCTGGCGGCGTTGGCTGAGGCGGATGCGCTGGTCTACGACGCGCTGGTCTCACCGGATGTCGTCGCGGTCGCCGAAAATGCCGAGTTATTCTTTGCCGGCAAGCGCGGCGGAAAGCCGTCGATGAAACAGGACGACATCACCGCCCTTTTGGTCCGGCTGGCGCGCGAGGGTCGCCGCGTCGTCAGGCTGAAGGGCGGCGATCCCTATATTTTCGGCCGTGGCGGCGAAGAAGCTTTGGCGCTCGCGCGCGAAAATATCCCGTTTCGCGTCCTGCCCGGCCTGACCTCGGGCCTCAGCGCGCTGGCCGCGACCGGGATCCCGGCCACCATGCGCGGCATCAACAAGGCGGTGATCCTGGCGACCGGCCACGCAGCCGGCACCGATGACGATCTCGACTGGGGCGCAATCGCCCGCACCGGTCAGCCTGTCGTCGTCTATATGGGCATGGCCAATTTGCCCCTGATCGCTGCTGCATTGCTGGACGGCGGGCTGGCGCCGTCGACGCCGGCGGCGGTGATCGTCGCCGCGACGACGCCACAGGAACGAACCGTCGTTGCCACGCTCGCCACCATTGCCGAGGAAGCGGCCGCCGCCGGTCTCGCCTCGCCGGCGCTGATCGTCGTCGGCGGCATCGTTGCCATGCGCGCGGCACTGGTGGGGGAAGCATGA
- a CDS encoding precorrin-3B C(17)-methyltransferase, whose amino-acid sequence MSGRLTVIGLGPGNADQVTPEASRAVAEAKFFYGYKPYLDRLELRPDQTRVASDNREELARSKDALVKAAEGHDVAVVSGGDPGVFAMAAAVCEAIEAGPIEWGAVDVTVVPGITAMLAVAARIGAPLGHDFCAISLSDNLKPWELIELRLLAAAGAGFVIALYNPISKARPWQLGRAFECLAAILPGTTPVIFGRAAGRPDERIEVYLLAEVEAEKADMATCIIIGSPETRIIKRAEKPALVYTPRSSVGRTK is encoded by the coding sequence ATGAGCGGCCGTCTCACCGTCATCGGCCTTGGCCCCGGCAATGCCGATCAGGTCACCCCGGAAGCCAGCCGCGCCGTCGCCGAGGCAAAGTTCTTCTACGGCTACAAGCCTTATCTCGACCGGCTGGAACTGCGCCCGGACCAGACCCGCGTCGCATCCGACAATCGCGAGGAGCTCGCCCGCTCCAAGGACGCATTGGTCAAAGCCGCCGAGGGCCATGACGTCGCCGTCGTCTCCGGCGGCGATCCCGGTGTGTTCGCCATGGCGGCCGCCGTCTGCGAGGCAATCGAGGCCGGCCCGATCGAATGGGGCGCGGTCGATGTCACCGTGGTGCCCGGCATCACCGCCATGCTCGCCGTCGCCGCCCGCATCGGCGCGCCGCTCGGCCATGATTTCTGCGCCATCTCGCTGTCCGACAATCTGAAGCCGTGGGAACTGATCGAACTGCGCCTGCTAGCGGCGGCCGGCGCCGGCTTCGTCATCGCGCTCTACAACCCGATCAGCAAGGCGCGCCCCTGGCAGCTCGGCCGCGCCTTCGAATGCCTCGCCGCGATCCTGCCCGGCACCACGCCGGTGATTTTCGGCCGCGCCGCCGGCCGGCCGGACGAGCGCATCGAGGTCTATTTGCTGGCCGAAGTCGAGGCTGAAAAGGCCGACATGGCGACCTGCATCATCATCGGCTCGCCGGAAACAAGGATCATCAAGCGCGCAGAGAAGCCGGCGCTGGTCTACACACCGCGCTCGTCGGTGGGACGGACAAAATGA